The Setaria viridis chromosome 6, Setaria_viridis_v4.0, whole genome shotgun sequence genome contains a region encoding:
- the LOC117860745 gene encoding LOW QUALITY PROTEIN: putative L-type lectin-domain containing receptor kinase V.1 (The sequence of the model RefSeq protein was modified relative to this genomic sequence to represent the inferred CDS: substituted 1 base at 1 genomic stop codon) — IRYKIVKDIASALLYLHHECVPVILHRDIKPSNILLDNNFNAKLADFGLSRITDPGCSKVLTRAVGTXGYIDPQCRKDGVVEFSRNSDVYSFGIVLLEIACKQGMVRERVLQQYINRSLLQQAADDKLKDEFNRSEMENVIILGLWCSYPDDSKKRPSMQQVVAVLEHGRTFPDDLNSLLDTTSASTQQETYMVLQAPSSAGSTSYDSMMHA, encoded by the coding sequence ATTAGGTACAAGATAGTGAAGGACATCGCTAGTGCTCTTCTCTATCTCCACCATGAGTGCGTCCCAGTCATCTTGCACAGAGATATCAAGCCGAGCAACATCCTTCTGGATAACAACTTCAATGCCAAGCTTGCTGACTTCGGCCTGTCGAGGATCACGGATCCTGGCTGTTCAAAGGTCCTGACTAGAGCTGTAGGAACCTAGGGTTACATAGATCCACAATGCAGGAAGGACGGGGTGGTTGAGTTCAGCCGTAACTCTGACGTCTACAGCTTCGGCATTGTTCTGCTCGAGATCGCTTGCAAACAAGGTATGGTCAGGGAACGAGTCTTGCAACAGTACATCAACAGATCTCTCCTGCAGCAGGCTGCTGATGACAAGTTAAAGGATGAGTTCAATAGAAGTGAAATGGAGAATGTGATCATCCTAGGGCTCTGGTGCTCCTACCCTGATGATAGTAAGAAGCGGCCTAGCATGCAGCAAGTAGTGGCTGTCCTGGAGCATGGCAGGACATTTCCAGACGACCTTAACTCATTATTAGACACTACTTCAGCTTCTACACAACAGGAAACGTACATGGTCCTGCAGGCACCTAGTTCAGCTGGCAGCACCTCCTACGAtagcatgatgcatgcatga
- the LOC117860746 gene encoding putative F-box/LRR-repeat protein 9: protein MASSGSCCLRLCMEPPPAARDWAGLPRDVLFIVFLKLGTREIMRGAEFACTAWRRVALKEPALWRRIYMPTIWRYSKAWRPMLRAALDRAAGQCVAFTGPCDNHSLLDLAERAPSLKSLVLFDFVACNEVLDEALKQLPLLEDVEISPAHRSSDDSRRLFLPVCQACPRLKKLVLERQKVFAHDYSDDGADDGDQQQSHRERWSWDCIFRPAVEKQVLETPVMSELRSLELFDCELNTAGLYQILDVCPLLESLHVTGPSVHGEMENKLREICAGLGKGSLPSHEAADDEGSDDYCNSQEYDDWN from the exons ATGGCCTCCTCCGGCAGCTGCTGCCTCCGCCTCTGCATGGaacctccgccggcggcgagggactGGGCGGGGCTGCCGCGCGACGTCCTGTTCATCGTCTTCCTCAAGCTGGGCACACGCGAGATCATGCGCGGCGCCGAGTTCGCGTGCACGGCGTGGCGCCGCGTCGCGCTCAAGGAGCCCGCGCTGTGGCGCCGCATCTACATGCCCACGATCTGGAGGTACTCCAAGGCATGGCGCCCGATGCTGCGCGCCGCCCTggaccgcgccgccggccagtgCGTCGCCTTCACCGGACCCTGCGACAACCACTCCCTGCTCGACCTCGCCGAAAG AGCACCGTCTTTGAAAAGCCTCGTTCTCTTCGACTTTGTTGCGTGCAATGAAGTGTTGGACGAAGCCCTCAAGCAGCTCCCTCTCCTAGAAGATGTTGAAATTTCACCGGCGCATCGCAGCTCCGACGACTCCAGAAGGCTGTTCCTTCCAGTTTGCCAAGCTTGTCCCCGTCTCAAGAAACTCGTACTCGAGCGCCAGAAGGTTTTTGCCCATGACTACTCTGACGACGGCGCGGATGATGGTGACCAGCAGCAGAGTCATCGTGAGCGGTGGTCATGGGATTGCATATTTCGTCCCGCTGTCGAGAAACAAGTACTTGAAACTCCAGTTATGTCCGAGCTACGCTCCTTAGAACTGTTTGACTGTGAACTCAATACTGCTGGACTGTACCAAATCCTAGATGTGTGCCCTCTACTGGAATCTCTCCACGTTACAGGGCCTTCCGTTCATGGCGAGATGGAAAACAAGCTAAGGGAGATATGTGCTGGACTGGGGAAAGGGAGTCTTCCTAGTCATGAGGCAGCAGATGATGAAGGTTCAGATGATTACTGTAATTCACAGGAGTATGATGACTGGAACTAA